A portion of the Cydia fagiglandana chromosome 7, ilCydFagi1.1, whole genome shotgun sequence genome contains these proteins:
- the LOC134665759 gene encoding cytochrome P450 6B6-like, protein MILVLVALFVILVYYLGTRNHDYWAKRNVKHDPPVFLFGNNFKGFFGRKSFTEVANDLYNRFPNEKVVGYYRGSTPELYIRDPDIVRNILSNDFAYFYPRGLGRNTEVEPLLANLFHADGDLWKLMRQRLTPAFTTARLKAMFPLVVRCAERLQGVARAAAARPGACDVRELMARFTTEFIGACGFGVETDSLGNDDSHFRKIGRLIFIRPVPVVIKLMIWELFPPLRSYIHVFDRKLDESLFDFVKNIRDVRQCKPSGRNDFIDLLLELEVKGKIVAESIEHRNPDGTPVIVDTEMDLKMMVAQVFIFFAAGFETSSSATSYTLHQLAFNPELQLKIQLEIDEVLKKYDDKLCYDAVAEMTLLSMAFKEAMRMFPSLGVLNRKCARPYTFPELGLTVDPGVRIVVPVAALQNDEKYFDNPRYFQPERFTPEEVKKRHKYVYLPFGDGPRACIGSRLGEMQSLVGLAAVLQVCSVAPAPTTRRVPPVDSTTSVTQAVKGGLPLQLTVRQ, encoded by the exons ATGATTCTTGTACTAGTAGCGTTATTTGTAATTCTTGTGTACTATTTGGGTACTCGGAACCACGACTACTGGGCCAAGAGGAACGTCAAGCACGACCCGCCCGTGTTCCTGTTCGGAAACAACTTCAAGGGCTTCTTCGGACGGAAAAGCTTTACAGAGGTCGCCAATGACTTATACAATCGGTTCCCCAACGAGAAAGTTGTCGGTTACTACAGAGGATCCACTCCCGAGCTGTACATTAGAGACCCAGATATAGTGAGGAATATATTAAGCAATGACTTCGCATATTTCTATCCACGGGGCCTCGGCAGGAATACGGAGGTGGAGCCCTTGCTAGCGAATCTGTTCCACGCAGACGGCGACCTGTGGAAGCTGATGCGGCAGCGGCTGACGCCGGCGTTCACGACCGCGCGGCTGAAGGCGATGTTCCCGCTGGTGGTGCGGTGCGCGGAGCGGCTGCAGGGCGTGGCGCGCGCGGCCGCGGCCCGCCCCGGCGCCTGCGACGTGCGCGAGCTCATGGCGCGCTTCACCACCGAGTTCATCGGCGCCTGCGGCTTCGGCGTCGAGACCGACTCCCTCGGCAACGATGACTCCCACTTCAGAAAGATCGGCAGGCTCATATTTATCAGACCAGTCCCGGTCGTAATAAAGCTCATGATATGGGAGCTTTTCCCTCCGCTAAGATCCTACATTCATGTATTTGATCGAAAACTCGATGAATCTCTTTTTGATTTCGTAAAGAATATAAGAGACGTTAGGCAATGCAAGCCTTCCGGCCGCAATGATTTCATAGACCTGCTCCTGGAATTAGAAGTCAAGGGAAAGATCGTAGCAGAATCAATTGAGCATCGGAACCCAGACGGTACGCCTGTGATTGTGGACACGGAAATGGATTTGAAAATGATGGTAGCCCAAGTATTCATATTCTTTGCCGCGGGTTTTGAGACGTCCTCGTCGGCCACAAGTTATACTTTGCACCAGCTCGCGTTTAATCCTGAattacaattgaaaatacaattgGAGATCGACGAAGTTCTAAAGAAATATGATGATAAGTTGTGCTACGACGCCGTGGCGGAGATGACGCTACTGAGCATGGCTTTCAAGGAGGCGATGAGGATGTTTCCGTCGCTGGGCGTGCTGAACCGCAAGTGCGCTCGACCTTACACGTTCCCTGAGCTGGGGCTGACCGTGGACCCCGGAGTGAGGATCGTGGTGCCAGTGGCGGCGCTGCAGAATGACGAGAAATACTTCGATAACCCGCGGTATTTCCAACCAGAGCGGTTCACTCCTGAGGAAGTGAAGAAGCGACACAAATACGTATATTTACCCTTCGGCGATGGACCCAGGGCGTGTATAG GGTCGCGTCTGGGAGAGATGCAGTCGCTGGTTGGCCTAGCAGCGGTCTTGCAAGTATGCAGCGTAGCACCAGCACCGACCACGAGACGGGTGCCGCCTGTGGACTCGACGACTAGTGTCACGCAGGCCGTGAAAGGCGGGTTGCCGCTCCAGCTTACAGTCAGGCAATGA
- the LOC134665760 gene encoding uncharacterized protein LOC134665760, producing MTQYVKIHYGPYEAFHTTSHKPAKLKGVRDKLRRLGYRVDLNPVEYINYCVFEIMGYEVFRCNIRNLQFNMECDSDPVASRAVQACLVASDELQRARNYFWLSRLINEDIFKRTHCQDQWPFELTIKPYATCLDCVGCCGILTREKEIAEKKKLLDYNEIKQNLLYDLSNKRVVDKM from the exons ATGACGCAGTACGTGAAAATTCATTACGGGCCTTACGAGGCGTTTCACACTACCTCGCATAAGCCTGCTAAATTAAAAGGTGTTAGAG ATAAGCTCCGGCGGTTAGGCTATCGGGTGGACCTGAACCCGGTAGAGTACATTAACTACTGCGTTTTCGAGATTATGGGTTACGAG GTGTTCCGCTGTAATATCCGCAATCTGCAATTCAACATGGAATGCGACTCGGACCCGGTCGCGTCGCGGGCCGTTCAAGCCTGCCTCGTCGCCTCCGACGAGCTCCAACGAGCCCGGAACTACTTCTGGCTGTCCCGCCTCATCAACGAAGACATCTTCAAGCGAACACACTGCCAAGACCAGTGGCCATTCGAGCTAACCATCAAACCTTATGCTACCTGCTTGGATTGTGTGGGATGCTGCGGTATTTTGACTAGGGAGAAAGAAATTGCCGAAAAGAAAAAGCTGTTAGATTATAATGAGATTAAGCAGAATTTGCTGTATGATTTGAGCAATAAAAGGGTGGTCGATAAAATGTGA
- the LOC134665758 gene encoding cytochrome P450 6B6-like has product MILVLLALLAVLVYYFGTRNHDYWAKRNVKHDPPVFLFGNNFKGFCGRQSFTEVANNLYNRYPDEKVVGYYRGSTPELYIRDPDIVRNILSNDFAYFYPRGFGRNPELDPLHANLFHADGDLWKLMRQRLTPAFTTARLKAMFPLVVRCAERLQGVARAAAARPGACDVRELMARFTTEFIGACGFGVETDSLGNDDSHFRKIGKLIFSRPLSALIRHIMRELIPPLRCYIRVFNRKINEAFFSFVKNIREVRQCKPSGRHDFIDLLLELEGKGKIVGESIERRNPDGTPVTVEMEMDLKMMAAQVFIFFAAGFETSSSATSYTLHQLAFNPELQLKIQLEIDEVLQKYDDKLCYDAVTEMTLLSMAFKEAMRMFPSLGVLNRVCARPYTFPELGLTVDPGVRIVIPLEALQNDEKYFDNPREFRPERFSPEEVKKRHKFVYLPFGDGPRACIGSRLGEMQSLAGLAAVLQACSVAPASTTKRVPPLDSRANVTQAVKGGLPLQLTVRVQ; this is encoded by the exons ATGATTCTTGTCTTGCTCGCGTTGCTGGCAGTTCTTGTGTACTATTTCGGTACTCGGAACCACGACTACTGGGCCAAGAGGAACGTCAAGCACGACCCGCCCGTGTTCCTGTTCGGAAACAACTTCAAGGGCTTCTGCGGGCGGCAAAGCTTTACAGAGGTAGCCAATAACTTATACAACCGGTATCCTGATGAGAAAGTTGTCGGTTACTACAGGGGATCCACTCCCGAGCTGTACATAAGAGACCCAGATATAGTGAGGAATATATTAAGCAATGATTTTGCATATTTCTATCCACGAGGCTTCGGAAGGAATCCAGAGTTGGATCCGTTGCACGCGAATCTGTTCCACGCTGACGGCGACCTGTGGAAGCTGATGCGGCAGCGGCTGACGCCGGCGTTCACCACCGCGCGGCTGAAGGCGATGTTCCCGCTGGTGGTGCGGTGCGCGGAGCGGCTGCAGGGCGTGGCGCGCGCGGCCGCGGCCCGCCCCGGCGCCTGCGACGTGCGCGAGCTCATGGCGCGCTTCACCACCGAGTTCATCGGCGCCTGCGGCTTCGGCGTCGAGACCGACTCCCTCGGCAACGATGACTCCCACTTCAGAAAGATCGGCAAGCTCATATTTTCCAGACCGCTCTCAGCCTTAATAAGGCACATTATGAGGGAACTTATCCCTCCGCTAAGATGTTATATACGTGTATTTAATCGGAAAATCAATGAAGCTTTTTTTAGTTTCGTAAAGAATATAAGAGAAGTTAGACAATGCAAGCCCTCCGGCCGCCATGATTTCATAGACCTGCTCCTGGAGTTAGAAGGTAAGGGAAAGATAGTAGGGGAATCAATTGAGCGCCGAAACCCAGACGGTACGCCTGTGACGGTGGAGATGGAAATGGATTTGAAAATGATGGCGGCCCAAGTGTTCATATTCTTTGCCGCGGGTTTTGAGACGTCCTCGTCGGCCACAAGTTATACTTTGCACCAGCTCGCGTTTAATCCTgaattacaattaaaaattcAATTGGAGATCGATGAAGTGCTTCaaaaatatgatgataagtTGTGCTACGACGCCGTGACGGAGATGACGCTGCTGAGTATGGCTTTCAAGGAGGCGATGAGGATGTTTCCGTCGCTGGGCGTGCTGAACCGCGTGTGTGCTCGGCCATACACGTTTCCTGAGCTGGGGCTGACCGTGGACCCCGGAGTGAGGATCGTCATCCCGTTGGAAGCGCTTCAGAACGATGAGAAATACTTCGACAACCCGCGAGAGTTTCGGCCAGAGCGATTTAGTCCGGAAGAAGTAAAGAAGCGACATAAATTTGTTTATTTGCCCTTCGGTGATGGACCCCGAGCATGTATAG GATCGAGACTGGGCGAGATGCAGTCACTGGCTGGGCTGGCGGCGGTCCTACAGGCGTGCAGCGTGGCACCGGCGTCGACCACCAAGCGGGTGCCGCCGCTGGACTCGCGGGCTAACGTCACACAGGCTGTGAAGGGAGGCCTACCGCTCCAGCTTACTGTTAGGGTCCAATGA